The nucleotide window TATGCGAGATAATCCATCCCAGCTCCACCCAGACTCTCTGGAACCTCTACAGCCATGACCCCCATCATACCGAGCTCTCGTACCTGAACAAATTAAACCTTTAAAACTCACGACTACTACAGTAAACCTCACATACCCAATTAAATTATTTAGAACTCCACGACTGAGACTGTGTCTTTTACCTGCTTGGCTGGGAACATGTGATCTTTATCCAGCTGGGCAGCGATTGGCACAAGTTCCTTTTGAGCGTAGTCTCTACATGTCTGTCTCATCATTTGATGCAATTCTGGCAACTCCGCAAGCTGGGTCAAACAACGAGCTCCATGACCAGCTGCCATGACCAGAGCTGATAAATAAAGAAACAGGTGAATTTAAGGGGGGTACAATATCAGCATGGGCCTCAAAAAGTAGGCCACACAATGCATGAATGTATATCATATAATATCAAACCAAGGGGCACCTGCAAACAAATGAAGtttgaccttttctcagaactaactatGCATCACATTGGTTATAACAAAGTACAGTGATGCATCAGACGTTAATGATGTTTACCATATTCGTGTACCATATTACATGGTATTTAAAcaataccatggtaccatgtgcACATGGTACGTTTTGTGACTTTCTGTAAGTGAAATGTGTGAACTACTACACCTATGACCGCTATACGCATGCGCACAGCCTGCAGAGTCAAAGTAGGTGAAAGGTCACGGTGAGTGCCCCGTATTATACCGActggggtaaaaaaaaacaaaaaaaaactatgaaacaaATCTACTTTGAATTAAAGAATTGAGTATTTGTACGTGTAATTAGTTACATAGTATAATTAAAGTGCACAGAGAGTTTATCTAATACAACCGGAAGCAAACCGGAGTGACGcctatgtttttaataaaaagacAGCTGTCAGGTaaagaacaaaacaatatataataataagcCCTCCAACACAGCACAAACAGTTAAGAAACTAACATTTAACATGCAATTTCATGCAATCATGTTAAATTATTATAGAGAACGCATTTCAAATGCAATGTTAAAGGGAACAGATAAgactttattttatgcattgtatagtttattatttgaattaaacTATATGAAACAGCTTATTTCAGAggcattattttatgttttaggcACAATCAAAATGTAGATAGTCTTATATATGTGGATACATGACCATTTTATGTTCTCTCATTGCATTGGTGCCTCCGATAAAGTTGCTGTAAATGCTTCCTGCGATATATTACTATACAAACACTTGCTCATGATGAGTTATGAGTGACACTGATGTAAACATGCAGTAATAATCACTGAAGACACTGACCTCTCCGTGCTTTGAAAAGCGTCGCCATCTTGGCTCTAATGTTTCCTCTTGTGCAACAGCAAACATCAGGAAGAGGAGGATCATGACGTCATGATCACGTGATCTTGACGGCATGATGGCGGTCTTTTGTTTTGgtgaaaagtaattaaaaagaGTAAAGGTAAAACacgtataaaatataaaatataaaattaataaagggaaaaatatatttttttaaatataattaatccaatagaaatgtttacattattgtatttgtataaattctaAAATATCCATTTATATAAGATGAAACATATATATTATCAAATGTTATGTGGTCTCTTATATCTATCTACATTGTGAAAATGTAAAGCATACACTATTTCCCTGGAAGATATATTAAATAAAGTAATTGTATTTACTAACTATTGTGACTATTATTTCTATTATTGTGCAAATTTAAAGCATGAACTTTTCCtggggggggaaaaaaaaaatatatatatatatatatatattagtaaattttcttttgtgttataaaaatatttttctgttacTGATTAATGTTGACTAAAAGgtacaagtaattttttttcttcaatttgttgtataataaaacacatttctttaatattattGATTTAAGTATACAAAAAAGGtacaagtatttatttttttgttttttatttttgttttttgtttttgggaaatgaagaatagatttaaaaaatggaggaaagaataaaaagagtaatcagcttttgtttttccaaaacatGTTTATTATTGGCATCATAAAAAGTCAGTTAGATGTCCGGGACAATTTAAATTAATCTATTCTGAGGGGGGAAGTCAGTGAAAGGGAGGAAGGAAAGGGGGTTAAAAAGTGGGATTAGAAGGCTAATTGCTATGCTACAAGACCGCAGTGAGGTTAGTTCACTGTTTAGCGTTGGTCAGATTGAAGCAGCCGCGCTGGTGGAACTGCATGTCCCTTACACGGCGCATGGACTGAATCTGAGGCTGGAAGGCGCAAAACTCGTTGTAGTGTCTGTAGTCACCACACTCAAACAGATACTGGTAGCCTCTGTAGCCAGGGTACTGGTATCCCACCCAGCTGCAAAAGAAAGTACAGAATAGGTTAGAATTGGTAAATGATAGAGTAGGATTGTTATTTGGCTAGCTGTTGCATTACACATTATTTAGCACAAATTGGTCTGTATTTTTGCAACTCTAATTCTGTAGAACTTTATGTGAATGGTCATGCTAATAGATACTGCTCCACAGCCTTTTCTGTTGGTGGAGAGCATGGCAAAGAgaagcaccaaaccagcataaacatgcATGAACCAGTATGGAAATTCATGATGGTgtaaggaagtcttgctggttaagctagttaagaagcctggacTAGCATCCAAAACAAATGCTGGTGACTAGCAGTGCAAGTCTTTTCAACAGGGTGGTCAGTGAAGCATAGTATTGCCCAAAAGAAGTGGCCTTGTTTTGTTCAACATTTAAGGTTTGATTTGGTACTTACGCTCCGCCGGGAACCCTCACGCTGCCCACTCTGTCACAGAAGCCGTGCGCCCACAGGGTTGGCACATCATCCTCCTGGATCTCCATCTTGTTGCCCTTGAAGTCAGACAGCTCATACAGGCAGATCTTGTGCTCCATGGGATCCTGGAAGTATCAAGACAAATGTCAATGATACGGCTAGCTGAGGTCTTGCATTTGAATTCAACATGTGCAATGCCCCCAAACGGTCATACCATGCGGATGGGTCTGAGGGACATGAGACAATCACTGCGGTAGCTGTTTGACCAGGTGTCCCAGCGAGGATACTCTCCCTTCTCCAGGATGAACATCTCACCACGGAAGTTAGTCTGCTCGAAGGCAACAAAGCTAAAGACATGGACAGCAGGGAGAGATGTGTACCAGACAGAGGTTGACAGTGGATAGCAACAGGTGGAcgaggaaaaaaagaaaggaacGGAGGGATAACAGCATGAGTTTGGAGGAAAAGGATGGTACCGACAAGTCAGAAAAAAAGATGTTGCCATTGGCGTCCTTGATGCATCAGGGACTGTCCAACATTTAGATTTAGCCTCTAAGTTTTTCCCATCCACATTAGATAGAATCCATTTGACAATGACTTACGGGCCGCACTCAACAATGATACTGCGGACTCTGTCCATTCCACGTTCACAAACGTTCATGCACTCGTTCTGGACCTCCATCATCCTGCCCTGGAAGTTCTCCTGGTCGAACAGGAAGATCTGCAAGAGTTTGGGAAGTAGAAGACTCTTGGAATTGCGCTCAGTTAAGGCTTTCAATCAGAACACCACCAGGTAATTTCACAATTTACCTCAATTCCTGCTCCTGGACAGCCACTTTCTTGTAGAATTTAATTTCAGCTCTAGTTAAACACACCTGGACCAAATGATCAAGTTCTTTGGGTTTactttaaaattacagtaactaaaCTCTGGAAAGTGGCTATCCAGGAGTTGGAATGAGTAACCCTGATTTAGCTGGACATTGCATTGTTGTGGAAGTAGTAAGTTAGGCTGTTCCTCTACAGAAATAGAGGCTCTAATCGTCTTCTCAAGGTTCCAAGCTAACCACAACAGTACTTTAATGTCTGTATGTAGTTTTGCTGTCAAATTACAGTTCCTCAAAGCCAGTTATATCAAAACGTGGCTACTTACTCTGTAGTTGCCCATCATTCCGGGGTCTCCAGTCTTGGAAGCCTTGCTGGTGGCAGCAGGGGCAGGAGCTCCCTTGTCCTTGGCATCGGTGCCCTGGTTGGTGGCGGACTTGGCGGTCTGAGACATGGTGAAGGAGTTCTAGAAcgtctgtgggagagagagcaAAGGGTGGGAAAGTTCA belongs to Myxocyprinus asiaticus isolate MX2 ecotype Aquarium Trade chromosome 43, UBuf_Myxa_2, whole genome shotgun sequence and includes:
- the LOC127433299 gene encoding beta-crystallin B1-like gives rise to the protein MSQTAKSATNQGTDAKDKGAPAPAATSKASKTGDPGMMGNYRIFLFDQENFQGRMMEVQNECMNVCERGMDRVRSIIVECGPFVAFEQTNFRGEMFILEKGEYPRWDTWSNSYRSDCLMSLRPIRMDPMEHKICLYELSDFKGNKMEIQEDDVPTLWAHGFCDRVGSVRVPGGAWVGYQYPGYRGYQYLFECGDYRHYNEFCAFQPQIQSMRRVRDMQFHQRGCFNLTNAKQ